The region GATCTCTATGCTAACTGGGATGCTGCAACGAACAACCAGCCGGACCTGAACTTCGCAGGGCTATACTTCGGCATCGGTTATAAATTCTAAGTTGACGCTCATCACGGGAAGCCGATGCTGCAGGTAAGCTATGATGAGCATCGGCTTTTGATCTCTTGTCTCGATTCCCCTTGCCTCAGAACTGGTAAGACAATCCGATGTAAGGAACTCCATAGGAAATATCATCTAACACATAAGAGACGAAAAGACCATATGGAGCATTTTCTTTCGGAGTGGGAAGTACTATCAGATTCGGGTTGAGAAAAACATCGCGGAAGTGAGCCAGTTTATAACCCACAAAGAGATATAGCTCCTGGACGATTCTGACCTTTGCGTTGAGGTCGACCATGTCGAACCAGTAGGTCTTGTCACGCTTTTCCGAAAATGGAAAATCCTCGTAAGTCCGTATGATGTTGTAGGACTCATCGTAAGAATCTCTAATCCGTGTGATGTAATGGGTTGGAAGATCGTTCTCGCCAACGGTCATGGATACATCAAGAGCCGCGGAGAGAACCAGTCTCTTACGAAAGAGGTGGTATAGAAGCTTAATTCCACCCTTGATCCCGACGGATGAACTTTCCTGGTTGAGCAGGAGAGGCGTCGGGCTGAAGATGGGAATGTAGGAGTCGGGGCTATCAGGGCTGATATATGGAAAATAATATCCTATGGGAACCGTTTGTTCATGCTTCATCCATCTCAATCCAGTATTCCACGATCCACTGATTTTCCTCGTTTTACCAAAATCTTTAGAAAAGGCGGCATCGACAACCCTCGTCTCCATTCCAAGATCATCATCTATCATCTTGATGAGATAATTGGCGACTCCATCGGAATAATCATAATCCCAGTTTGGATCATACCATTCATCGGGGACCAGTTGATCGCTGATAATGAGTGAGTGATTGATGACGGTGTCGCTGTTATTCTCCTTAAAATCGTAGTACGAGGCAATGATCTTTCCTTTATCTCTCGGAAACTTCCATCCCAGCGTGACCATCTGCAGTGAAATCTCTTCGATTTCTGTATCGCTCGTGGATGCTCCCACCCCTTTAAAGGATATATTAGTATCGTAGGTATCAGTGACCTCATAAGGCCAAACACCGGCGTTCTCACCCTGACCGAAGCTAAATTCCAGATAGGCAGGGAATGGTTTCTTTTCTTGGGCAAAGGAGGCGGTGGAAAAGAAGAGAGCCAGCCACGAAAAAGCGACCAAACAAATTTTTATACTGTTCAATATAATCTCCTTTAATGCCTATGGTTCTTATGCCCGTTAAAAAGATATATCTATATAAGTTAATCTGCGAAAATTGTCAAGGGAAAAAGCTCTTGAAGAAGCTCTCCAGCGCAATAGATGCTGCAAGAATGCAGATGCGGCATCGTCAAAGTCCTCTTTCTTGATTTTTTAAAAAAGTTTATTATATGCACGAAACGAAGATTCGGAAAGGGGGCAAGTCCTCTGAAGACACTCGCAGAGATACCCTTGAAACTCCAAAGGGATTTCGGTCAGAAAATCGTTCTCATAAGCAAGAGGGGTGAAGCCTGGAAAGGGATATCCTCTCAGGAGTTCTGTCAGAAGGTGGAAGATCTTGCACTGAAGCTTCTTTCCCTTGGAGTTCAACAGAGAGACAGGATCGCAATTCTCGCGGAGAATTGCCCGGAATGGGTAATCACCGATCATGCCATTATGAGCTGTGGTGCGATCACGGTCCCGCTGCATGCGGTCCTACCGGCGGACCAGGTGCACTTCATTCTGGAAAACAGCGAAGCAACGGGACTCTTCCTGGCCGGTTCCAGAGACGTGAAGAAGATGAAATCGATCCTTGAATCGCTCCCCCGGCTTCGATGGATCATACTTTTCGAAGATGCCGATCCTTCGGCAGGATATCAGTCTATCGAAAAAGCATATCAGGAAGGGAGCTCTCTTGGTAGCAGCCTGTATATTGAATTGGAGAAGAGGAGGTCTGCCATCGATCCGGACGAGATAGCCAGCATTATCTATACCTCAGGAACAACGGGCGTTCCAAAGGGAGTGATGCTGAGCCACCGGAATTTCCTTTCCAACGTTGAGGATATCATTGGGCTGGTGAACTTTGGTTCCGAAGATGTGGGGCTTTCCCTTTTGCCGCTGAGCCACGTTATGGAGAGGATGGCAAGCTATGTCTATCTTTCCAGAGGAGCTACTATCGCTTTTGCCACCTCCTACGAGACTCTCCAGAGTGACTTCAAGGAAGTAAGGCCTACCGTCGCCGTTGTCGTCCCCCGCATCTTAGAAGTTATGCAGGGGAAAATCCTCTCGAGGATTCACGCTTCCTTCTTCCTGAAGAGAGTCCTCTTTGGATGGGGCCTGAAGATCGGGACGTCGAGAGGGAGGTTCCTTCTTGAGAAAATGAGGCCACCGTTTTATCTTTCAATGCCGTACGCAATCTTCAGTGGGCTGGCATTCAGAAAATTGCACAGGTCTCTCGGGGGGAGGTTTCGATTCTTCATATCGGGAGGTGCCCCCCTTTCACCAGAGCTGGGTATGTTTTTCTTCGCTCTGGGAGTGCCTATCTATGAGGGATACGGGCTGACTGAAACCTCTCCGGTTATTTCCATCAATGCTCCAGAAGCACTGAGGTTTGGAACTGTCGGCCGAATCCTGAAAAGAATCAAAGTAAGGATATCAGAAGATGGGGAAATTCTGGTCAGGGGCCCCAATGTCATGAAGGGTTACTACGGGAATGAGAAGGCCACAGACGAAGCATTTCAGGAAGGCTGGTTCAAAACAGGAGACACGGGATATATTGAGGATGGCTTCCTCACCATCGGGGAGAGGAAAAAAGACATCATCGTGACATCCTCCGGAAAGAACATTGCCCCTCAGCGTATCGAGGGCTTTCTGAAAAATTCGCCTCTGATCAACAATGTGGTTGTCTTTGGCGATTCCAGGAGTTATATTTCTGCCCTGATCGTTCCAGATTTCAAGAGGCTCGGAAACGAAGCGTCCCGGTTGGGAATCAGCTTGGAGAGATCGGGTCGGGTCATCAATGATGAAAAGCTCATCGACCTCTTTAGAAAAGAGATATTCAACGTGACCAGATCACTGGCGAGCTACGAGAAGATCAGAAAGTTTATCCTTCTGGGAGAAGAGTTTACAATAGACAGGGGTGAGCTGACTCCTACTCTGAAGGTGAGGAGGAACGTCATTTACGATCGATACAAGGATATAATTGAATCCATGTATGAGAGAAGATCAACGCTTGATGGAGAAGAATAGCGAAATGAAAAGAAAAGAAAAACTTCTGCTTGGAATTTTGCTTGTTGCGGCCTTGATGGCTGCTTTCTTTCTGATTGGTGCTTCCGAGCCAACACAGGATAAAAGGAAAGCAAACACAGAGACTATCCAAACGGGA is a window of Acidobacteriota bacterium DNA encoding:
- a CDS encoding long-chain fatty acid--CoA ligase, coding for MLQECRCGIVKVLFLDFLKKFIICTKRRFGKGASPLKTLAEIPLKLQRDFGQKIVLISKRGEAWKGISSQEFCQKVEDLALKLLSLGVQQRDRIAILAENCPEWVITDHAIMSCGAITVPLHAVLPADQVHFILENSEATGLFLAGSRDVKKMKSILESLPRLRWIILFEDADPSAGYQSIEKAYQEGSSLGSSLYIELEKRRSAIDPDEIASIIYTSGTTGVPKGVMLSHRNFLSNVEDIIGLVNFGSEDVGLSLLPLSHVMERMASYVYLSRGATIAFATSYETLQSDFKEVRPTVAVVVPRILEVMQGKILSRIHASFFLKRVLFGWGLKIGTSRGRFLLEKMRPPFYLSMPYAIFSGLAFRKLHRSLGGRFRFFISGGAPLSPELGMFFFALGVPIYEGYGLTETSPVISINAPEALRFGTVGRILKRIKVRISEDGEILVRGPNVMKGYYGNEKATDEAFQEGWFKTGDTGYIEDGFLTIGERKKDIIVTSSGKNIAPQRIEGFLKNSPLINNVVVFGDSRSYISALIVPDFKRLGNEASRLGISLERSGRVINDEKLIDLFRKEIFNVTRSLASYEKIRKFILLGEEFTIDRGELTPTLKVRRNVIYDRYKDIIESMYERRSTLDGEE